A window of Rhipicephalus microplus isolate Deutch F79 chromosome X, USDA_Rmic, whole genome shotgun sequence genomic DNA:
TtcacaaaaaagatgtatatGAAGAAAAACAAATAAGCACATCAAATTCATTTAATTTGTGGACACGACTAAAGTCTCTTGAGACTCAAGTTCTTGGATGTTACTCACCGGTCGACCCCGATGGCGGTGAGCGTGTAGACGGACACAATGACCGAGACGTGCTGCATGAAGAGCACGACAGGGCAGAAGAGGGGCTCGAAGATCCAGCGGCCCAGCATGAAGTCGGTGTAAGTGAACGGAATGGAGAACACGGCCATGGCGATGTCCGACAGTGCCAGGTTCACAAGGAACAGTCTGAGTTCGCGCGATGATCGACGGCCCAGCAGGAGCACCACAATCACCATCACGTTGCCGCCCAGCGCCAGCAGCGCGGTCAAGCTGTACAACGCGATCAGAAACGCCTGCAGCTCGAAGCCCAGGGCGTTCATGGGGGGATAGTCCGATACCGTAAGGTTGTTGTCGGCGCCGCTGTATGACACGTTAGCGTCTGCAGAGGTCCCATCAGTTTCCAATGACTTAAAAGAGTCGCTTACTAAATACAGCCACGAAGCTGAATTGTTGCTTGCAACAGTCAGGTCGTCAGAAAAGGCGTTGTCGTCTTCCATCTCAGCCATCGCTGGCGTTTACGCAATTGACGTTGACTTTACACTTTTCTCCCCCCTTGCACTGCGAGAAAGTGCCGGAATGCGAGAAAGGGCCGATCTTTCAAAAAACGTTTCAGTGGTCAGAAACGAAGTTGAAATTGCCGGGTCCCTTTGGCTGATTCAATCACTGGCGGACTCAGGGAGATGGATGTCTTGAGCAAAAAGTTGTGTCCGTAGACGGGCTGCCACTGATATGTGAAAGTTCACACACTTGCTCCAGAAGTCTTTTAGCAAATATTTAGAAGGAAGTGCAAAGCCGGACAGCGAACTCTTTCAGGCTTCAGGCGT
This region includes:
- the LOC142775349 gene encoding neuropeptide Y receptor type 5-like, whose translation is MAEMEDDNAFSDDLTVASNNSASWLYLVSDSFKSLETDGTSADANVSYSGADNNLTVSDYPPMNALGFELQAFLIALYSLTALLALGGNVMVIVVLLLGRRSSRELRLFLVNLALSDIAMAVFSIPFTYTDFMLGRWIFEPLFCPVVLFMQHVSVIVSVYTLTAIGVDR